A window of Epinephelus lanceolatus isolate andai-2023 chromosome 3, ASM4190304v1, whole genome shotgun sequence genomic DNA:
ATAATTGCCTCTAATGTGTACACTCCATTTCCACCGCTGCTTATATCAGTGATcaaattgaatttaatttggTAACTTTGGAGCCACTGTGCCAGCCGTTTGTTGACAGTCCTATAGTTTGTTTTCACTGACTGATATTTGCGGTATCTTCGATTCGAAAGTAAAATGTGGACAGCTCATTAGACGGGTTTCTTCCCCTAAACAGCTGGTCTTTACAAAGTGTCATGAACGCAGCACGGCGAAACTGGAATAACTGTTACTAATATCTAGACAGTAAAACAGCGTCTGTATGATggtctgtatttttttaaataataattgaCAGCCAATGTATTTTTGTAATTGCTACATTTCTGTCACAATGACAACTGACATAGTCTACGAAATCAATCATGACGCTCCTCGATCGTCTTGTAATGCCTGATGATGAAACGTACGTGCTCTACAATTGCGTCGTGACGTCCTTCCGTCCTCCTTTCCTCTGCTACCGGCGAGGTGAGGATAGCTGAAAATTTCCTACTGGAGTTTCATCTAACTCCATCTGTgtaaattaaacatgtttttggcttcattttgaaTCACCAGATGTGGACAGTATTGTGTTACACTACATAAGCTGTATTTTGCCTTTATATTAGGTTTGTTGAGAAATATGTTAGTTGTTTTTCAGGCTCCACTGTGTGTCTGAGGCCTGACGTCGTAACGTTAGCTCTGTCACAGTTTAGGGCCGCAGCGGGTTTAACAATATTATTGTTAAAAGATAGTTTTGTGTAGTTCAGCTTTTAATAACGCTCAATTCGAAGTTTCTGAGTTGTACATCTACGACGGTACGCATGGGTAAAGCCGGTGTCACTTTCTAATGTCCGTTAGCATTAGCGCTAATGCTAGTTGAGGTAAtgcagtgtgtctgtgggtAGTTGCAGATGATGGGCACTGTGTTTAACAGTGGCCACGTCTTGCCTAGAAACGTGTTAAAATGTAACATCAAACATTATCTTGTAGTTGTGTCATGGACAACACGTCAGGTCAGCCCGGTGTAACTAACTAACCTGAACTGCAGAACCAACAGTCACAGATTTGTAAAGTAAAGCTGTCACACATCACAAGGGATGCAGACAAGCTTCAaagcattaaacacacactgtgtctgtctgtctttacaGAATGAAGACCATTCTCAGCAGTCAGACCGTCGACATCCCCGACAATGGTATGAAACTTTTCTGTACAGTATCATGATTATCCTGAATTTCCTGTGTTTAAACCTGTAACGTGTGGAGTTCAGCTTCTTAACCTTGTgcgtggttgtgtgtgtgtttgcagtcgAGGTGAGGTTGAAGGGGCGGACAGTGACAGTCAAGGGGCCCCGTGGGAAACTCGTCAGGGAGTTCAACCACATCAACCTGGAGCTCAGTCTGCTGGGCAAGAAACAGAAGAAGGTAAGGAAGAGCCTCAAATGAGGCAAAACGCAGTTTACTTTAAACAATACTGCTGTTAACACTTTTGTGCTACACCAGCAATGTTAAGGCAAGTATAAACACGGCTGGGCGATGTGCTTGAATCATTACCACAATGATCTATGGTAAAATTATAACAATCAATCTGATGCACAAAGCAGTCATCTGTCTTCCATTGTTATATAGTTTGTTACCATGTTATGCAGATGTTTGAAAGATATAAATAACTCATTATCTTGTTGATTGTAGCCTAATCGGAACATGGGGCATTTGTAGTCTCATAGAATATTGCTGTTACCATCACAGGGAAGTCAGggaaaaaacaatacaacaataaaacaaggGCACCTTAGTGCTGTGTTTTTTGCTGAATTtgaataaaaataaggtaagCCATTGCAGCAGCTTTGGCCCAAAGTTAGGGTTTGATGTTAAAAACTTAGCGTTGGAGTTCTGTCACAAATTGGGCTGTATTCTGTAGTATATTAAACAGGAATAACTCTGAAGGAAGCAACCTGTATTGTTGAAACACAGTAGTATTGTGGTACTATATTGAATTGTTCAGTAGAAGGGTGAGTGTTTATAAAGGGAGTGTGTGACTTACCTCAGCCGTTAGGAGTTTGTGAGACAGATGTCCTTTTTAAGTGAACCTAAAATTTTGAGTCAAAGATGACTGACTGCACAGTGTATGAAAAAGAAATTGTCAATTCTGAAATTAGCCCTAGTAGAATTGACTAATTGACATTTATTAAGAGGGTCTTGACACATGATGTACAGGCTAGAGCTGCAACCCATATTTACCATATTTTTGGTATAGCAAAATTTGCTATACAAAATTTTTTCCccaatgcattttatttaaaaattgcATTTATCTTGTATGAATTAACTTTGCTAATATGCCAAAATGTCTGACATCTACACCTTGCTTTTGACATTCtgaaacccaaagatatttaaatTTACCGTTATTAAAAAGGCAGAAAATTGAAACCTCTCAGGCTGGAACAGGATAATTGGTTTTTCGTTGACAAATTTAAAAGTCATTTTCACAATTGTTGACAGTGATTACTTTTCTGGTAATTAACAGATTATTCAAGTGCTTCAGCTTTTGTACAGCTTGATGAAAGTGATGTCTTCCTCAGCTTCGTGTGGATAAATGGTGGGGAAACAGGAAGGAGCTGGCCACAGTCCGCACCATCTGCAGCCACGTCCAGAACATGATTAAAGGAGTCACTTTGGTGAGACTACAGTTCAATTTGTCGCAATTTGATGCTGTCAGAGTTCTTGACAAAGGCTTATTGTATTGATGTCAAACTGCTGTGATAGCTCTGTGCCAGCCATCATGGTGGGATTAGTATGTTTTGTAGTCATGGTTTTGTTCTGTGTGGCTGGGTATTGTTAGAGCATTTTGTTTGCCTTCACGGTTCGGCTCAATGCTTCTCTCGCCTCTGTCTGACTGCAGGGTTTCCGGTACAAAATGCGTTCCGTGTATGCCCATTTCCCCATCAACGTCGTCATTCAGGAGAGTGGAACTCTGGTGGAGATCAGGAACTTCCTGGGAGAGAAGTACATCCGCCGTGTCCGAATGAGGGCTGGTGAGTCTGCAAGTCATAGTAGTATTATAGTTATGAGCAGGGAAGCAAACGGTTAGCTTTTCGGTACTGTGGCTTTTTTCACGTCAATGCGGGTGACTTGTGTGAATTGAGGATGAATCAAATCGCTGATTACGTGGTTTATTGTTGTCTTGCTGCACTATTACTGACACAGCAACAAATGCTAGAAAGTTtgtgtgtgaacacaacactCTTTCTCTGCACTGTATGGCTCATGTTGAATGGCAAGTGATTTAGAAACCAGGCTGACATGATCAGCCCTATACGCTCACTACGCAAGGGCCCCCCCTCCAGCTCATGTCAAGCGGGTTTCACTGTCTTGCATAGCCAGGTCTATCTCAGCAATTAGGTAAACTTGTCTTCTCAAGTTCTTTCGTATAACTAATGCTTAGTTGATGTACTCGTTTGCAGTGCATCTCTTGGTATGCctgtctttgtcttgtttgcCAGTCACTTCCAGGGCTGTGTGCTGTGACTTTGACAAAAGTGAGAGTGAAATACAGCTATTCATAACATTTGATAAACCCCAACAGGCAAGTGTTAATAAACTACAGCTCAGAAAATAGGATCTGAATTTCAGTACGGATTGTGCATCATTTCATCGATTCCTGCAAATCTAGTTATTATAATGCAGGAAGTTCCTGCATACATTTATAGCGATGTCTAGTGAatttcagtcagtgtttgaaTTGGTGTGAAATGTGGGAGGACTGACTGGAACACTGCGTTTGAAGGACTTACGCTCTGGACAACACACCTGGTGCtcactctcttcctctctctacAAAGCTACAATCTCCCTCTGCTATTGTAGCATCTCTCGCTAGCATATACAGACAAGTTTCAATGATGTGAAGTTGAAGGCGTATAAATATGGACCTGAAAAGAACAGCACAAATGGCGGTGCCAGTGATGTCAATGGTAACATTGTTAATCTTGAGAATCCAAAAAACTCGTAATGGTATCATTACTAAGGTGAAACCTGTCCGAAGACACGTTTCAAGTTAACTGGCTCAGAATCCATCTGTGGCTCCAGTTTAACAGTGAAATGAGCTGCTCAATTTGTGAAATATACAGCGCTGCGCCTTTTACCATCCGATGTAAGGAAATGTCAACTTTAAGAGTCATCACTCAGATGGTGTGTCACATACAGCAGGGAAAGAAAAGAGCATGGAGGCAATGATATTTCGCCATTGAGCAAAATGCTGAACCCTAGACTGCATCGCCTGCCTTGCACAGCAGCTGTGAGTGAATGAGAGGCATTGTGGTGAACTTTATCTTGCAGTGGAGTGTGTTTTATACCACCTGGTGTATTTGATTTCATAATGCATGATAGTAATTTTATCCCATTCTGAATAGTAAAACTAATTTTGCCATGTTGTCCCCTCTGTCTCCCAGGTGTGAACTGTGCTGTCTCAGCTGCCCAGAAGGACGAGCTGGTGCTGGAGGGTAACGACATTGAGCTGGTGTCAAACTCAGGTACGCTGTCTGCCGTTTTCTGTACAGCTGTTCtatactgcagtgtttttttttctccacatggGACCAGAAGGATTCATAACACTACTGCTGATCCTTGCCCGTGTTTGAACCCATACACTCTGCTTCATGGCTAAGTCTCCCTTGGCTAAGATGTTGTTTGCCATTATTTCATGAGCTGTGGACATTTCTGTGCTGCCAGTTTATATCAGTCCAGTGGTGTTGTAGTTGATCCTGTCAAATCCTGTTTTCATGTATAGCCCTCTCATTCTACAGAACAAACAGAATATTCCCCTGAACTGTCAACATGAGTGATATAAAGTATACAGTTCCTCATTACTATTTGAGGTGCACTGATAGTTTTATCATTGAAGGATGTTGTGATGTTGGAAATTGCAGTCAGATGTATATGGCAAAATTCAGTGGAGTCcagcacatttttcaataaactTTCATTTTAGATATACACAAACTTACACTACttaaaaactgtatttattttttagtttttttaatctatttgtcaatgcaccaaaacaccaaaGCAAGTTTATTAGTTAATCAATGAACTGGTTTCTGATTTACAGTATTATGATAGTACAGTATTTGGTGGCAAAGATGACTGAAGTCTGGGATTCCAAAACTTTATTGGCTTGTTGCAGTTTATAATGAAGCAAAATCATCTTATGAGCCCCCTGTTAAAGGTTACATATGTGCCGAGTTGTGAGCAAAAATTGACTTGAATACCTTTAGAGCTCCAAAGAAA
This region includes:
- the rpl9 gene encoding large ribosomal subunit protein uL6, coding for MKTILSSQTVDIPDNVEVRLKGRTVTVKGPRGKLVREFNHINLELSLLGKKQKKLRVDKWWGNRKELATVRTICSHVQNMIKGVTLGFRYKMRSVYAHFPINVVIQESGTLVEIRNFLGEKYIRRVRMRAGVNCAVSAAQKDELVLEGNDIELVSNSAALIQQATTVKNKDIRKFLDGIYVSEKGTVVEPPQ